From the Maioricimonas rarisocia genome, one window contains:
- a CDS encoding DUF1592 domain-containing protein — MIRHIVAATLLTLTLAAPPVLADQELLTTHCGKCHGGKSPKGDFDLRLLGKSPDPDNVDLWETSLDYVKAEEMPPAGENHLSAVDRQRLVRFLRKGLQRYSSQSTASLRTPPRRLNNREFRISVSDVLMIEDIGTHQPTDNLIGDTLHEGFDTHGESLGFSTFHYEQFIEAIRSIVDATILVGDRPQSHVYEFDATQIIEAHARQNIKRPERRGTPEGFDFLDPQNPAYFEGFEEVPATGWYRIRIRCTGKDRGLYHSGKTGIYDGDPIRLSVTMGDRERVFDLPDEKVAEFTLNEWLAAGTRLRLHYPTDGLRLRGNGNFKFQHAITGEHLKEHDPELHAEVVASIRPNRFGRVRPPSSWHHWVDYWMGPRPRIFSAQVEGPFYESWPPQRQIALIGRDPSVENAETILRPIAERAWRRDVRPGELAAIVRLVESHAGGHGNIEAMKEGIVAILASPPFLLLNTDDLTSAERFASKFSYFLASTLPDAELRDAVAAGDLNTYEGVRAEVQRWFDQGRADPFLQAFPFGWLKLNDINFMAPDPDRYRMYHRKRISEDMTAEALAFFRHAVDENIPVTDFLAADYSFINADLAQVYGAENIPEDSELRKYTFPDGRRGGLLGMGAFLTVTADSLGTSPIHRAIYVMENFLGIHPDPPPPDVEIEEPDVRSARTIKEVLEAHRSDTTCAACHQSIDPCGYAFENFDPMGAWRDEYPLMLSDASTDTGPRSKRNSRGVPIDASATFRNGANYQDITEFRQLMQTKANRERFVRCFVTKLLTYANGREPDNYAEVERIVELSAEKDYRIVDTIAAVIHSPLFREEKSSPAVARSDGREAAN, encoded by the coding sequence ATGATCAGGCACATCGTTGCCGCAACGTTGCTCACTCTTACATTGGCTGCGCCACCTGTCCTTGCCGACCAGGAACTGCTGACGACCCATTGCGGAAAGTGTCACGGCGGGAAGAGCCCGAAAGGGGACTTTGATCTGCGTCTGCTCGGCAAGAGTCCCGATCCGGACAACGTCGACCTGTGGGAAACAAGTCTCGACTACGTCAAGGCAGAGGAGATGCCGCCCGCCGGGGAGAACCATCTTTCCGCCGTCGACCGTCAGCGGCTCGTGCGGTTCCTCAGGAAGGGACTGCAGCGTTACAGCAGTCAGTCGACAGCCTCACTGCGCACCCCTCCGCGGCGTCTCAACAATCGGGAGTTCCGAATCAGCGTGAGCGACGTGCTGATGATCGAAGACATCGGCACACACCAGCCAACGGACAATCTGATCGGCGACACCCTGCATGAGGGGTTTGACACGCACGGCGAATCTCTCGGATTCAGCACGTTTCATTACGAACAGTTCATCGAGGCGATCCGCAGCATTGTCGACGCCACGATCCTTGTCGGCGATCGACCGCAATCACACGTCTACGAGTTCGATGCCACGCAGATCATCGAAGCGCACGCGCGACAGAACATCAAGCGCCCCGAACGTCGCGGAACGCCGGAGGGATTCGACTTCCTGGATCCCCAGAATCCCGCCTACTTCGAGGGATTCGAGGAAGTGCCGGCAACGGGCTGGTACCGCATCCGCATCCGGTGCACCGGAAAAGACCGGGGCCTCTACCACTCGGGAAAGACGGGCATCTACGACGGAGATCCGATCCGCCTGAGCGTAACCATGGGAGACCGCGAACGCGTTTTCGATCTTCCCGACGAAAAGGTTGCCGAGTTCACGCTGAACGAATGGTTGGCTGCCGGTACCCGTCTGCGGCTGCACTACCCGACGGATGGTCTACGTCTGCGGGGCAACGGCAACTTCAAGTTTCAGCATGCGATTACAGGCGAGCATCTCAAGGAACACGACCCGGAACTGCATGCCGAGGTTGTGGCAAGTATTCGGCCCAACAGGTTCGGACGCGTGAGGCCACCTTCGTCCTGGCATCACTGGGTCGACTATTGGATGGGGCCCCGGCCGCGAATCTTCAGTGCTCAAGTCGAGGGACCGTTCTATGAATCCTGGCCGCCCCAGCGGCAGATCGCGCTGATCGGACGCGATCCCTCCGTCGAGAATGCGGAAACCATCCTTCGTCCCATCGCCGAGAGGGCGTGGCGACGCGACGTGCGCCCCGGTGAACTGGCAGCGATCGTTCGCCTTGTCGAGTCGCATGCCGGCGGGCACGGCAACATCGAAGCCATGAAGGAAGGGATCGTGGCAATCCTGGCATCGCCGCCGTTTCTGCTTCTCAATACCGACGATCTGACTTCGGCCGAGCGATTCGCTTCGAAGTTCAGCTACTTTCTGGCAAGCACACTTCCAGACGCAGAGCTGCGAGACGCTGTTGCCGCAGGCGATCTCAACACGTATGAGGGAGTTCGGGCAGAAGTGCAGCGGTGGTTCGATCAGGGAAGAGCAGATCCGTTTCTGCAGGCATTTCCGTTCGGCTGGCTGAAGCTCAACGACATCAACTTCATGGCCCCCGATCCGGATCGGTACCGGATGTATCACCGCAAGCGCATCAGCGAGGACATGACTGCCGAAGCTCTGGCGTTCTTCCGTCATGCGGTCGACGAGAACATTCCCGTGACGGACTTCCTCGCCGCCGACTACAGCTTCATCAATGCCGATCTGGCACAGGTGTACGGTGCGGAGAACATTCCCGAAGACTCAGAACTGCGCAAGTACACGTTCCCGGATGGTCGCCGCGGCGGACTGCTGGGAATGGGAGCGTTTCTGACAGTCACGGCCGACAGCCTCGGCACGTCGCCGATTCACCGGGCAATCTATGTGATGGAGAACTTCCTCGGCATTCATCCCGACCCGCCACCGCCCGACGTCGAGATCGAGGAGCCAGATGTCCGATCCGCGAGAACCATCAAGGAAGTCCTCGAGGCACACCGGTCCGACACGACCTGTGCGGCGTGTCATCAGTCGATTGATCCGTGCGGCTACGCATTCGAAAACTTCGATCCCATGGGAGCGTGGCGGGACGAGTATCCCCTGATGCTCTCCGACGCCAGCACGGACACGGGTCCCCGCAGCAAGAGGAACTCGCGCGGTGTTCCCATCGACGCCTCGGCCACTTTCCGCAACGGTGCGAACTATCAGGACATCACGGAATTCCGCCAGCTCATGCAGACGAAGGCAAACCGTGAGCGGTTCGTCCGATGCTTCGTCACGAAACTGCTGACCTACGCCAACGGCCGGGAGCCGGACAACTACGCCGAGGTCGAACGAATCGTCGAGTTGTCTGCCGAAAAGGACTACCGCATCGTCGACACGATCGCGGCGGTCATTCACAGTCCGCTGTTCCGCGAAGAGAAGTCATCGCCCGCAGTCGCCCGGTCGGATGGTCGTGAAGCGGCGAACTGA
- a CDS encoding lipase family protein, translating into MTEGLFGRQREDVFERAAGRFSLDALARDGFAWQTALNAVLCSHVAYRSADAASRFARNRWNFDTCQPIAASDTEGFVASTSDAIVVAFRGTQQTADWLINLNVSWTRAPYGDVHRGFHDAFQSVRTQLEDALADARASEKQVLITGHSLGGALATIAAAEWHGQYPIAGIYTFGQPAVGFTALRSYIAVRYRHSFHRFVNDDDIVARVPPGYRHVGKLYHFTGGNVRHETLSAVPGRTAAPVAAANDTPTMTQPEFQQLKAQLEAARTVAPAAVNESLHSNVVQEGFFPSVSDHSLDRYVGKIFERA; encoded by the coding sequence GTGACGGAAGGATTGTTCGGCCGGCAGCGTGAAGACGTCTTCGAACGAGCAGCAGGGCGGTTTTCACTCGACGCCCTTGCCCGGGACGGATTCGCCTGGCAGACGGCCCTGAATGCGGTCCTCTGCAGTCATGTCGCGTATCGCTCTGCGGATGCCGCTTCGAGATTCGCCCGCAACCGCTGGAACTTCGACACCTGTCAGCCGATTGCAGCCTCCGACACCGAAGGTTTCGTGGCCTCGACATCCGATGCGATCGTCGTCGCGTTTCGCGGTACGCAGCAGACCGCCGACTGGCTGATCAATCTGAACGTCTCATGGACACGCGCCCCGTATGGCGACGTCCATCGCGGCTTTCACGATGCGTTCCAGTCGGTGCGGACGCAGCTTGAAGATGCCCTGGCCGACGCACGGGCCTCAGAGAAACAGGTCCTCATCACCGGGCACAGTCTTGGCGGTGCCCTCGCCACGATCGCCGCTGCCGAATGGCACGGCCAGTACCCGATCGCCGGGATCTACACCTTCGGGCAGCCGGCCGTCGGCTTCACGGCACTGCGGTCCTACATCGCCGTGCGGTACCGGCACTCGTTCCACCGCTTCGTCAACGACGACGATATCGTCGCCCGGGTGCCGCCCGGCTATCGCCACGTGGGGAAGCTGTACCACTTCACCGGCGGCAACGTCCGCCATGAGACCCTGTCTGCTGTCCCCGGCAGGACTGCAGCACCTGTCGCTGCGGCGAACGACACGCCGACCATGACGCAGCCGGAGTTCCAGCAGCTCAAGGCCCAGCTGGAAGCGGCCCGCACGGTGGCGCCGGCGGCCGTCAACGAGAGCCTGCACAGCAACGTCGTGCAGGAAGGCTTCTTTCCGAGCGTCTCCGACCACAGCCTCGACCGGTACGTCGGAAAGATCTTCGAGCGAGCGTGA
- a CDS encoding DUF1552 domain-containing protein has translation MKSTRRTVLKGLGGALTLPLLETLSLAAPSQSDVPTRFLVVGNPFGAHPDHFFPKEVGKNFTVPPTLQPLEWLKDRMTIISHTDHNMVSGHGREISFLSGVLPADAQAFPEKNMSLDQLFARHVGSQVRYPSVGAALDGGIRMSWTANGVEKLPITDPQELFDHLFLNLTPGEKAARRKLLERNGSLLDAVGSQFDSVLQDASKGDRERIDQFQTSLRELERSLSDRTTWLDRDKPSFDISGHFTQPEVTIANKYDAIFDMIAYAFETDLTRVASVEFPASLSYTDIDGVNRSYHGCTHNGRKEDLVSELVAIETFQTERLSRCLKKLDSIQEPNADGSMLDHTIVLFGSGMGYGGTHSNRDLPIFVAGGGFQHRGHVDARDNSGQNMPLCNLYVTLMQRFGIDRDSFNTSTGAFELDIA, from the coding sequence ATGAAGTCCACTCGACGAACCGTCCTCAAGGGGCTTGGCGGAGCGCTGACGCTGCCGCTGCTGGAAACCCTCTCGCTCGCGGCCCCTTCGCAGAGTGACGTCCCGACTCGTTTTCTTGTCGTGGGGAATCCCTTCGGTGCGCATCCGGATCATTTCTTTCCGAAGGAGGTCGGGAAGAACTTCACGGTTCCGCCGACGCTTCAGCCGCTCGAGTGGCTGAAGGATCGCATGACGATCATCTCGCATACAGACCACAACATGGTCAGTGGTCACGGCCGCGAGATCTCGTTTCTCAGCGGCGTGCTTCCGGCCGACGCCCAGGCGTTTCCGGAAAAGAACATGTCGCTCGACCAGTTGTTCGCGCGGCATGTGGGGAGCCAGGTGCGTTACCCCTCGGTCGGGGCGGCGCTCGACGGTGGAATCCGAATGAGCTGGACGGCAAACGGCGTCGAGAAGCTGCCCATTACCGATCCGCAGGAGCTGTTCGATCACCTGTTTCTCAATCTGACGCCGGGGGAGAAAGCCGCGCGGCGCAAACTGCTGGAGCGCAATGGCAGTCTCCTCGATGCCGTCGGCAGCCAGTTCGACAGCGTCCTCCAAGACGCGAGCAAGGGCGACCGCGAGCGTATCGATCAGTTCCAGACGTCTCTGCGAGAACTGGAACGCTCACTGTCCGACCGCACGACGTGGCTGGACCGGGACAAACCGTCATTCGACATTTCCGGCCACTTCACGCAGCCGGAGGTCACGATCGCAAACAAGTACGATGCGATCTTCGACATGATCGCCTACGCATTCGAAACGGACCTGACGCGCGTGGCCTCGGTCGAGTTTCCCGCCTCCCTCAGCTACACCGACATCGACGGTGTGAACCGCAGCTACCACGGCTGCACGCACAACGGTCGCAAGGAAGACCTGGTGAGTGAGCTTGTCGCGATCGAAACGTTCCAGACCGAGCGACTCTCGCGGTGCCTGAAGAAACTCGATTCGATTCAGGAGCCGAACGCAGATGGCAGCATGCTGGATCACACGATCGTGCTGTTCGGCAGCGGAATGGGTTATGGCGGCACGCACTCGAACCGCGATCTGCCGATCTTCGTGGCCGGCGGCGGCTTTCAACATCGGGGACACGTTGATGCCCGTGACAACAGTGGACAGAACATGCCGCTGTGCAATCTGTACGTGACGCTCATGCAACGGTTCGGCATTGACCGCGATTCGTTCAACACCAGCACTGGCGCGTTCGAGCTTGATATCGCCTAG
- a CDS encoding TolC family protein, translating to MRHCSLLLTIALGIGCATTRSDTASSSATAPAPVVAGADAANDRDAVSADDLPPDSAPEADIRLADVRAADDPSLQPVSNEDLSAAEGSAVDGSAVNGAEEAEPDIDAEPEPIVPVAPGYTTDHGLGLDDVIGSVYQSYPLLEAALQSRNIAAGEQMAATGAFDLKFKAASENGPTGFYHTYRQSVGVVQPTYHGGEVFAGYRIGRGSFQPWYKERQTNDGGEFKAGVVMPLSRNRHIDGRRAELWRTTYGRQLAEPDIQAQLIGFVQEASYAYWDWVAAGEKFRIAERVLALAEDRTMRIRRQVEEGFLDPPELTDNLRLVAERRAKRADAARKLQQTAVKLSLYLRGIDGHPQIPAPEDLPTFPNPEPVDEADLLFDSQLALEQRPEIAVYNFAQRQLEVDLAEAHNEMRPSVDAVVSASQDVGFPASKKNDKGHFELDASIFVDVPIQRRKARGKMQAVQAKIAQLNAKRRLTEDKIVADVQSAYAALVSAYEQVQQARQAVEYAEDLAARERRNLELGASDLLKVTLREQYAVESAEKAVDALQLYFQARADYRAALAQDRLP from the coding sequence ATGCGACATTGCAGTCTGCTGTTAACAATCGCGCTGGGCATCGGCTGCGCGACAACACGTTCCGACACCGCTTCCAGTTCTGCCACAGCCCCCGCACCGGTCGTGGCCGGGGCAGATGCTGCGAATGACCGCGACGCGGTCTCAGCCGACGATCTGCCGCCAGACTCCGCCCCCGAAGCCGATATTCGATTGGCCGATGTCCGGGCGGCAGACGATCCTTCGCTTCAGCCAGTCTCGAATGAGGACCTGTCGGCAGCCGAGGGGTCCGCGGTCGACGGCTCCGCAGTGAACGGGGCCGAAGAAGCCGAACCGGACATTGACGCAGAACCGGAACCGATTGTCCCGGTTGCCCCCGGATACACGACCGACCACGGCCTTGGCCTCGACGACGTCATCGGTTCGGTCTACCAGAGCTACCCCCTGCTCGAGGCGGCACTGCAGTCCCGCAATATCGCCGCGGGAGAGCAGATGGCCGCCACGGGTGCATTCGACCTGAAGTTCAAGGCAGCCAGCGAGAACGGCCCCACGGGCTTTTACCACACGTACCGCCAGAGCGTCGGCGTGGTCCAGCCGACGTACCACGGTGGCGAGGTCTTTGCCGGCTACCGCATCGGCCGCGGCAGTTTCCAGCCCTGGTACAAAGAGCGGCAGACCAACGACGGCGGCGAGTTCAAGGCAGGCGTGGTGATGCCGCTCTCCCGCAATCGGCACATCGATGGCCGCAGGGCCGAGTTGTGGCGCACGACCTACGGCCGCCAGCTTGCCGAGCCGGACATCCAGGCTCAGTTGATCGGCTTCGTTCAGGAGGCCAGCTACGCGTATTGGGACTGGGTCGCTGCCGGTGAGAAGTTCCGCATCGCCGAACGCGTGCTCGCACTGGCGGAAGACCGGACGATGCGGATCCGGCGGCAGGTCGAGGAGGGGTTTCTCGATCCTCCGGAACTGACCGACAACCTGCGTCTGGTCGCCGAACGCCGGGCCAAGCGGGCGGACGCGGCCCGCAAGCTGCAGCAGACGGCGGTCAAGCTTTCGCTCTACCTTCGCGGCATCGACGGGCATCCGCAGATTCCCGCCCCCGAGGATCTGCCGACGTTTCCCAATCCGGAACCGGTCGACGAAGCGGACCTGCTGTTCGACTCGCAGCTCGCACTCGAGCAACGTCCGGAAATCGCCGTGTACAACTTTGCCCAGCGGCAACTCGAAGTCGACCTGGCTGAAGCACACAACGAGATGCGGCCGTCGGTCGACGCGGTGGTCTCGGCCTCGCAGGATGTCGGGTTTCCCGCCAGCAAGAAGAACGACAAAGGGCACTTCGAACTGGATGCGTCGATCTTCGTCGACGTGCCGATCCAGCGACGCAAAGCCCGCGGCAAGATGCAGGCGGTCCAGGCAAAAATCGCTCAGTTGAACGCCAAGCGACGGCTGACCGAGGACAAGATCGTTGCCGACGTGCAGTCTGCCTACGCAGCACTGGTCTCCGCTTACGAACAGGTGCAGCAGGCCCGGCAGGCGGTCGAATACGCCGAAGACCTGGCCGCACGCGAACGCCGCAACCTCGAGCTGGGCGCTTCCGACCTTCTGAAGGTGACGCTCCGCGAGCAGTATGCGGTGGAGTCGGCCGAGAAGGCGGTCGACGCTCTGCAGCTCTATTTCCAGGCCCGGGCCGACTATCGGGCCGCGCTGGCCCAGGACCGGTTGCCCTGA
- a CDS encoding peptidase domain-containing ABC transporter, translating to MINAVHGSRNDADTAAQLLEELVSRAGRPVERAHIHRVLNDAAAMWPADSEVSWWRCLVEAIRSLELKGRIVDCTFAQMKEVVREGASVIARRSDGSGWIGIAAWRRSRFEILRPDADSERAWLKPSALRPMLGASSRDSVIRCVVIESGTPVAGHHPGAEVARTPYERLMTLLRPESSDLWIITIFALVTGILALATPMAVETLVNTVAFGRLLQPIVVLALMLFAFLAFSAALRALQTYVVEIIQRRLFARVAADLAYRLPRIESEALDGKSGRELVNRFFEIATIQKVCAQLLLDGVSLVLGTVIGMAVLAFYHPWLLGFDVVLLALIAFVIFVLGRGAVDSSIRESKMKYVMAAWLEDVVSCPTAFRHGGASEFALERTDRMTYAYLTARKAHFRVLMRQIIFALGLQAAASTILLGLGGWLVISGQLTLGQLVASELIVTVIVGSFAKLGKHMENYYDLLASVDKLGVLFDLPTERPDGLMSLPTDGPADVQMNNVSYASKSAGGRLDDLTLDLESGSRLMVTAEDEAVPSLLLDLLFGARTPSHGYIAINGIDPRDMRPESLRRNVALARKIEVFGGTVSQNVHLERPDVSAPDVREALEQVGLIDDILDLPEGLDTELIEGGHPLSELQARRLMLARAIAGKPSLLLVDRLLDVFPDAEAERLTRLLIDPDQPWTLIMVTLRDQLLELGTTRCDLDSPHAPDILEVARVE from the coding sequence ATGATCAATGCCGTCCACGGGTCGCGTAACGACGCAGACACTGCGGCCCAACTTCTTGAAGAGCTGGTGAGCCGTGCCGGTCGACCGGTCGAACGAGCACACATTCATCGTGTCCTGAACGACGCGGCCGCCATGTGGCCTGCGGACTCCGAGGTTTCGTGGTGGCGTTGCCTGGTCGAGGCCATTCGCAGCCTCGAGCTGAAGGGGCGGATCGTCGACTGCACATTCGCCCAGATGAAGGAAGTCGTACGGGAGGGGGCGAGTGTCATTGCCCGGCGGTCCGACGGGTCCGGCTGGATCGGCATCGCGGCATGGCGTCGGAGCCGCTTCGAGATCCTGCGCCCCGATGCTGATTCGGAACGGGCGTGGCTGAAGCCGTCCGCACTCCGCCCCATGCTGGGGGCCTCGTCCCGCGACAGCGTGATCCGATGCGTCGTGATCGAGTCCGGGACACCGGTCGCGGGCCATCATCCCGGCGCAGAAGTGGCCCGCACACCGTACGAACGGCTGATGACGCTGCTGCGTCCGGAATCGTCCGATCTCTGGATCATCACGATCTTCGCGCTCGTCACTGGCATCCTCGCCCTGGCGACACCGATGGCGGTCGAGACTCTCGTCAATACCGTGGCGTTCGGACGGCTGCTGCAACCGATCGTTGTTCTGGCTCTGATGCTGTTCGCGTTCCTGGCGTTTTCCGCCGCGCTGCGGGCCCTGCAGACGTACGTCGTCGAAATCATCCAGCGTCGGTTGTTCGCACGGGTGGCCGCCGACCTGGCGTACCGGCTGCCGCGCATCGAAAGCGAAGCCCTGGACGGCAAGTCCGGTCGGGAGCTGGTGAACCGGTTCTTCGAGATCGCGACAATCCAGAAGGTCTGCGCTCAGTTACTGCTGGACGGAGTCTCGCTGGTTCTCGGCACGGTCATCGGTATGGCAGTGCTGGCGTTCTACCACCCCTGGCTGCTCGGCTTCGACGTCGTGCTGCTGGCGCTGATCGCGTTCGTCATCTTCGTGCTCGGGCGGGGAGCGGTCGACAGCAGCATCCGCGAATCGAAGATGAAGTACGTGATGGCGGCATGGCTGGAAGACGTCGTCAGTTGCCCGACCGCCTTTCGCCATGGCGGAGCGTCCGAGTTCGCCCTCGAGCGAACCGACCGCATGACCTACGCCTATCTCACCGCCCGCAAGGCTCACTTCCGCGTGCTGATGCGGCAGATCATTTTCGCCCTGGGCCTGCAGGCGGCCGCCAGCACGATTCTGCTGGGACTGGGAGGCTGGCTGGTCATTTCGGGCCAGTTGACGCTCGGGCAGCTCGTCGCATCGGAACTGATCGTCACAGTCATCGTCGGCTCGTTCGCCAAGCTCGGCAAGCACATGGAGAACTACTACGACCTGCTCGCATCGGTCGACAAGCTGGGGGTGCTGTTCGATCTGCCGACCGAGCGTCCGGACGGGCTGATGAGTCTGCCGACGGATGGTCCCGCGGATGTCCAGATGAACAACGTGTCGTACGCCTCGAAGTCCGCAGGTGGCCGACTCGACGATCTGACGCTCGACCTGGAGAGTGGGTCCCGGCTGATGGTAACTGCCGAGGACGAAGCCGTACCGTCGCTGCTGCTCGATCTGCTGTTCGGAGCCCGCACGCCGTCGCATGGCTACATTGCGATCAACGGCATCGATCCCCGCGACATGCGACCGGAGAGCCTGCGTCGCAACGTGGCGCTGGCCAGAAAGATCGAGGTTTTCGGAGGAACGGTTTCGCAGAACGTGCACCTGGAGCGGCCCGACGTCAGCGCTCCCGACGTTCGGGAAGCCCTCGAACAGGTCGGACTGATCGACGACATCCTCGACCTCCCGGAGGGACTCGACACCGAGCTGATCGAGGGGGGCCATCCACTTTCGGAACTGCAGGCACGCCGGCTGATGCTCGCGCGGGCAATTGCCGGCAAACCGTCCCTGCTTCTGGTTGACCGCCTCCTGGATGTCTTTCCTGACGCCGAGGCGGAGCGACTCACGCGGTTACTGATCGACCCCGATCAACCATGGACGCTGATCATGGTGACACTTCGGGACCAGTTGCTGGAACTCGGCACCACCCGATGCGACCTTGATTCTCCGCACGCCCCCGACATCCTGGAGGTGGCACGTGTCGAATAA
- a CDS encoding HlyD family secretion protein: MSNNHTHTVTRTPTNHSSLRRTMLAPVAYDESVMPALRLARSSRIARRIAVILFVSLIATIALMVFAPWQQSVTGTGSVLAYAPDERQQTIEAPIKGRIVRWGDNIFENARVTKGQTIAEIRDLDESYVGRLERQLLNSQQAVSAARQQLEANERALDAAHTIVESYQAQLKAYESVRRETIAAQDAYVTMAERKVQAEKELLSEYRAALPQLQAELERLRTLQAENNISLQKLQEVERKYAEAQAKVRRAEEYVASAESELIAKQRERTAKSEKAQVDIDYAQAMLRKAVGDVSKAESGVAKAQQELNKAEKDVLEMETKLARQQSQIVTAPFDGFVVQITPNMGTAVLKEGDPICTIVPDTTDRSVQIWLDGNDAPLVEPGRHVRLQFEGWPALQFSGWPSVAVGTFGGEVVSVDATDNGKGKFRVLIRPDEADMAWPSERFLRQGVRANGWILLDQVQLWYEVWRRLNGFPPVISMDGDADKQNKPKPPKLPK; encoded by the coding sequence GTGTCGAATAATCACACTCACACGGTGACACGTACTCCCACGAATCATTCATCCCTGCGGCGGACGATGCTGGCTCCGGTCGCGTATGACGAGTCGGTCATGCCGGCGCTGCGACTGGCACGCTCGTCCCGTATTGCGCGCCGGATTGCCGTGATACTGTTTGTTTCGCTCATCGCCACCATTGCGCTCATGGTGTTTGCCCCCTGGCAGCAGTCGGTGACCGGGACTGGCAGCGTACTGGCGTACGCTCCCGATGAACGGCAGCAGACGATCGAAGCCCCCATCAAAGGGCGAATCGTCCGCTGGGGAGACAACATCTTCGAGAATGCCCGCGTCACGAAGGGACAGACCATCGCCGAGATCCGCGATCTGGACGAATCGTACGTCGGCCGGCTCGAACGACAGCTGCTCAACAGCCAGCAGGCGGTCTCGGCCGCCCGGCAGCAGCTGGAAGCGAACGAACGGGCTCTCGATGCGGCGCACACGATCGTCGAGTCGTACCAGGCGCAGCTGAAGGCGTACGAAAGTGTCCGCCGGGAGACCATCGCCGCCCAGGACGCCTACGTCACCATGGCCGAGCGAAAGGTACAGGCCGAGAAGGAGCTTCTCAGCGAGTACCGTGCCGCGCTTCCGCAGCTGCAGGCCGAACTCGAACGCCTGCGGACGCTGCAGGCCGAGAACAACATCTCGCTGCAGAAGCTTCAGGAAGTTGAACGGAAGTACGCCGAAGCCCAGGCGAAGGTGCGGCGGGCGGAGGAATATGTCGCATCGGCCGAATCGGAACTCATCGCGAAGCAGCGGGAGCGAACGGCAAAAAGCGAGAAGGCCCAGGTCGACATCGACTACGCCCAGGCGATGCTGCGTAAAGCGGTTGGCGACGTCTCGAAAGCCGAAAGCGGTGTCGCAAAAGCTCAGCAGGAACTGAACAAGGCGGAGAAAGACGTTCTCGAGATGGAGACCAAGCTGGCCCGACAGCAGAGCCAGATCGTCACCGCTCCCTTCGATGGCTTCGTCGTGCAGATTACGCCCAACATGGGGACGGCGGTGCTGAAAGAGGGAGATCCGATCTGCACGATCGTCCCCGACACCACCGACCGCTCCGTTCAGATCTGGCTCGATGGAAACGATGCACCACTCGTCGAGCCGGGCCGGCACGTACGACTTCAGTTTGAAGGCTGGCCAGCCCTCCAGTTCTCCGGCTGGCCCTCCGTCGCTGTCGGCACATTCGGCGGTGAGGTCGTCTCCGTGGATGCGACTGACAACGGCAAGGGAAAGTTCCGTGTCCTGATCCGCCCGGATGAGGCAGACATGGCCTGGCCGTCCGAGCGGTTCCTTCGCCAGGGAGTGCGTGCCAACGGATGGATTCTGCTCGATCAGGTCCAGCTCTGGTACGAGGTATGGCGCCGCCTGAACGGATTCCCGCCGGTCATCTCGATGGACGGGGACGCGGACAAGCAGAACAAGCCGAAGCCGCCGAAACTGCCGAAGTAA